In Trichocoleus desertorum NBK24, the following are encoded in one genomic region:
- a CDS encoding ATP-binding protein, whose amino-acid sequence MTPLPASLGKPITLFKFRSKRWLRSPLNQSIGSRLFLYVLSGALVGLGGMSYFFYQAAENRAKEQVRERLSTQVQSIAGQLVEVEVSMSGLAAAAKTMHSTGTKEASTYKQLTFEFFQQRPDLVMGLGFGQTPNSIVGDREWYWPYFYVDQGVAGAVGQFLPAPHSNLRYSDLFVDDNYSQKEYYTVPVAGRKAVWVEPYDWYGITITSFLSPFFDANGKMIGVAGADVNVTALAEQIKAPVMQDGGNFAILSAQGNLLAYPPNPNQAKIRASYQNVPELRQVWPQLQRGQAGLVQFQGTWWAYQRIPQTNWLMLAAVPQALVLGPVLQITIAGALGAGAILALVVALFVRRLNDRLRPILEECHKLRAIEAEKTDAGGQEATDEALHPSGADMQLAGLDEISILSLSFHQMSQQLRDSFTALEKTNEELEFRVAQRTEELHQNNDHLQATLLELRQAQSQLVHSEKMSSLGQLVAGVAHEINNPVNFIHGNLVHASQYTQDLLELLASYQAQFPNATPELLAQAEEIDLEFLQEDLPKLLASMKVGADRIRDIVQSLRNFSRLDEAEVKDVDIHEGIDSTLMILQNRLKAKPEHPAIQVVKEYGNLPPVECYSGQLNQVFMNILTNALDALDEYQAKLAATGTKPAATITIRTVKVGRDRIAVYIADNGPGMSAAVQQRLLDPFFTTKPVGKGTGLGMSISYQIVVEKHGGSLQCVSALGEGTEFVIEIPIRQSKTQSSARQAAIAHAD is encoded by the coding sequence ATGACGCCCCTTCCCGCATCGTTAGGCAAACCCATCACTCTATTTAAGTTCCGATCAAAGCGGTGGCTGCGATCGCCTTTAAACCAGTCGATTGGCTCTCGCTTGTTTCTCTACGTCCTCAGCGGCGCACTGGTGGGGTTAGGCGGTATGTCTTACTTCTTCTACCAAGCTGCGGAAAATCGAGCTAAGGAGCAGGTGCGAGAACGGTTGAGTACTCAAGTGCAATCGATCGCGGGCCAGTTGGTGGAAGTAGAAGTGTCAATGAGCGGACTCGCTGCGGCTGCCAAGACCATGCACAGCACAGGCACCAAAGAGGCATCCACTTACAAACAATTGACTTTTGAGTTCTTTCAACAGCGCCCCGATTTAGTCATGGGGTTGGGGTTTGGGCAAACTCCTAACTCTATCGTGGGCGATCGCGAGTGGTACTGGCCTTACTTCTATGTGGATCAAGGCGTAGCGGGCGCGGTGGGGCAATTTTTACCTGCTCCCCATAGCAACCTCCGTTACTCAGACTTATTTGTAGACGACAACTATTCCCAGAAGGAGTACTACACGGTTCCGGTTGCAGGTCGCAAAGCCGTTTGGGTGGAGCCTTACGATTGGTACGGCATCACGATAACCAGCTTTTTAAGCCCATTTTTTGATGCTAATGGCAAAATGATTGGCGTAGCGGGCGCAGATGTAAACGTCACCGCTTTAGCCGAGCAAATTAAAGCGCCTGTGATGCAGGATGGGGGCAATTTTGCCATTCTCAGCGCCCAAGGTAATCTCCTGGCTTATCCACCGAACCCCAATCAAGCTAAAATTCGAGCCAGTTATCAAAACGTACCCGAACTACGGCAAGTTTGGCCGCAACTGCAACGAGGGCAAGCAGGTTTAGTGCAATTCCAAGGTACGTGGTGGGCTTATCAGCGAATTCCTCAAACTAACTGGCTCATGTTAGCGGCAGTCCCTCAAGCCTTGGTACTAGGGCCAGTCCTCCAAATCACGATCGCAGGGGCTTTAGGTGCAGGGGCAATCTTGGCTTTGGTAGTAGCTTTGTTTGTGCGGCGGCTTAACGATCGCTTGCGACCCATTTTAGAAGAATGTCATAAGCTCAGGGCGATCGAAGCTGAGAAAACCGATGCTGGGGGCCAGGAAGCCACAGACGAAGCGCTGCATCCTTCGGGGGCTGACATGCAGCTGGCTGGCTTAGATGAGATCTCTATTCTGTCGCTATCCTTTCACCAAATGTCCCAACAGTTGCGGGATTCGTTTACCGCTCTGGAGAAGACCAACGAAGAGTTAGAGTTTCGGGTAGCACAACGCACCGAAGAGTTGCACCAAAACAATGATCATCTCCAGGCCACGCTGCTTGAGTTGCGCCAAGCTCAGAGCCAACTGGTTCACAGCGAAAAAATGTCTAGCTTGGGTCAACTGGTGGCTGGAGTGGCCCACGAAATTAATAATCCGGTTAATTTCATTCACGGCAATCTGGTTCATGCCAGCCAGTACACTCAGGATTTATTAGAGTTGCTAGCCTCCTACCAAGCACAGTTTCCAAATGCGACGCCAGAGCTGCTGGCGCAAGCTGAGGAAATTGACTTGGAGTTTTTACAGGAAGACTTGCCTAAATTGCTGGCCTCGATGAAGGTAGGGGCCGATCGCATTCGGGATATTGTGCAGTCTTTGCGGAACTTCTCTCGCCTGGATGAAGCAGAGGTCAAAGATGTGGACATCCATGAAGGCATCGATAGCACTCTGATGATTCTGCAAAATCGCCTCAAAGCGAAGCCAGAGCATCCAGCAATTCAGGTGGTGAAAGAATACGGCAACTTACCACCCGTGGAGTGCTATAGCGGCCAACTCAACCAGGTATTTATGAATATTCTCACCAATGCGCTTGATGCCTTGGATGAGTACCAAGCCAAACTAGCAGCTACAGGCACCAAACCCGCAGCGACGATTACAATTCGCACTGTCAAAGTGGGTCGCGATCGCATTGCAGTCTACATTGCCGATAATGGCCCTGGCATGTCTGCGGCAGTCCAGCAACGCTTGCTAGATCCTTTTTTCACCACCAAGCCTGTCGGCAAAGGAACGGGGTTGGGGATGTCGATCAGCTATCAGATTGTCGTAGAAAAGCATGGCGGCTCATTGCAGTGTGTCTCAGCTCTAGGCGAAGGTACAGAATTTGTGATTGAAATTCCCATTCGTCAATCGAAAACCCAGTCTAGTGCCCGTCAAGCCGCGATCGCGCACGCAGATTAA
- a CDS encoding ankyrin repeat domain-containing protein, producing MRKDFAQVKQLIRSVSAQDIERSELMLKAVHANQPELIQLMLKRGADPNANDGILPLRQAVRTGNAPLVQLLLKHGADPNHPDGNTDSILQEALSANQYIGFPHWTSKIERFAQVSAQRMETIRLILKAGANPNDRDRSNGTTVLMVAAGHGNEELVELLLQQGANAKVANAYGENALHYAAWRGNYAIVQRLLSEKVNVNPTHYLGRTPLMFAVRRGSLPIVKLLLAQGARVDAASRETFVEPHRLRYGYYSVLDHAIATSHSEIAALLKQKGAKPYAQQ from the coding sequence TTGAGAAAAGACTTTGCTCAGGTCAAACAGTTAATAAGGTCTGTGTCGGCTCAAGATATTGAGCGCTCTGAATTGATGCTGAAAGCTGTTCATGCCAATCAACCAGAGCTGATTCAACTCATGCTTAAGCGAGGCGCAGATCCTAATGCTAACGACGGTATTCTACCTCTGCGCCAAGCTGTACGTACGGGAAATGCTCCGCTGGTTCAATTGTTGTTAAAACACGGTGCAGACCCAAATCATCCAGATGGCAATACAGATTCTATTTTGCAAGAAGCCTTATCTGCCAATCAATACATTGGATTTCCACATTGGACTAGCAAAATAGAACGGTTTGCTCAGGTGAGTGCCCAGCGTATGGAAACAATCCGCCTAATTCTCAAAGCAGGTGCCAATCCGAACGACCGCGATCGCTCTAATGGGACAACAGTGCTGATGGTTGCAGCAGGGCATGGCAACGAAGAACTTGTTGAACTATTACTGCAACAAGGGGCGAATGCAAAAGTAGCTAACGCCTATGGAGAAAATGCATTGCACTATGCTGCTTGGCGGGGTAATTATGCGATCGTGCAACGACTGCTATCCGAAAAAGTCAATGTCAATCCTACCCACTACTTAGGGCGAACTCCGTTGATGTTTGCAGTGCGGCGAGGCTCATTACCAATCGTGAAGCTTCTGCTGGCGCAGGGGGCAAGAGTTGACGCAGCCAGTCGTGAAACTTTTGTGGAACCTCATCGGTTGAGATATGGCTATTACTCTGTCCTGGATCACGCGATCGCCACAAGCCACTCTGAGATTGCTGCTTTGTTAAAGCAAAAAGGCGCTAAACCATATGCACAGCAATAA
- a CDS encoding FAD-dependent oxidoreductase, whose protein sequence is MSHSPLFDNLARTIRVALFCKRQRISTSQGLEWLATIEEAADRQRLRRRELLALGGLGIAGAIASHMGRVNAAPKPKPSANVGIIGAGFAGLTCAYELQRNGILATIHEASDRVGGRCYSLGNNFFPGQVAERGGEFIDNLHKTLIGYAREFGLTLEDVTKQPGEVFYYFNGQRYPESVVVDEFRALVAAMRVDLRTLSSEPSADSHNEADIKLDRTSLQAYLDSRQAGNVVKAAIKAAYEAEYGLPIAQQSCLNFLLFVHADRRSKFTPFGVFSDERYHIVEGNDKITQGLRDRLQSPVKLGMKLLRVRQTGTKQIELTFQNGSRTTSAIYDAVVLAIPFTTLRQVELDASLGLPAWKVQAIQQLGYGNNAKMMLGFKGRPWLPGSNGSSYSDLPNHQTTWETNPAKATSTQAILTDYSSGDRALRLKLSNVQTEADRFLTDLNRVYPGSKAVATKINGQYRVHLEPWPANPLTKGSYTCYTPGQFTTIAGNEGKPVGNLHFAGEHANSFYEWQGFMEGAALSGIQAASEILQDLKVGRL, encoded by the coding sequence ATGAGTCACTCTCCTCTCTTCGACAATTTGGCGCGGACTATCCGGGTTGCTTTATTTTGCAAACGGCAGCGGATTTCGACTAGCCAAGGTTTAGAGTGGCTCGCTACGATTGAGGAAGCTGCCGATCGCCAACGGTTACGCCGTCGGGAGTTGTTAGCGTTAGGAGGTTTGGGAATTGCAGGCGCGATCGCGAGTCACATGGGTCGGGTTAATGCAGCACCCAAACCAAAGCCAAGTGCCAACGTAGGAATCATAGGGGCAGGGTTTGCTGGATTGACTTGTGCCTACGAACTTCAGCGCAACGGGATTCTTGCCACCATTCATGAGGCGAGCGATCGCGTCGGAGGCCGCTGTTACTCTCTTGGCAACAATTTCTTTCCCGGACAAGTGGCAGAGCGAGGGGGTGAGTTTATTGATAACTTGCACAAAACCCTGATCGGTTATGCTCGCGAATTTGGTTTAACGCTGGAAGATGTCACCAAGCAACCGGGAGAAGTTTTCTACTATTTCAATGGTCAGCGTTATCCAGAATCAGTGGTGGTAGATGAGTTTCGGGCTTTGGTAGCCGCTATGCGAGTAGACCTACGCACCCTCTCTAGTGAGCCTAGCGCCGATAGCCACAACGAGGCAGATATCAAGCTCGATCGCACTAGTTTGCAAGCCTATCTCGACAGCCGCCAAGCGGGAAATGTGGTGAAGGCAGCGATCAAAGCCGCCTACGAAGCAGAATATGGCCTACCGATCGCTCAACAAAGCTGCTTAAATTTCCTCCTGTTTGTTCATGCCGATCGCCGCTCAAAATTTACGCCGTTTGGGGTCTTTAGTGATGAGCGCTATCACATTGTAGAGGGTAACGACAAAATCACGCAGGGGTTACGCGATCGCCTGCAAAGCCCTGTCAAACTGGGCATGAAACTGCTGCGAGTACGACAGACAGGCACTAAGCAAATCGAACTCACCTTCCAGAATGGTTCCCGCACCACCAGTGCTATCTACGATGCTGTCGTTTTAGCAATTCCCTTTACAACCCTGCGTCAAGTTGAGTTGGACGCAAGTCTGGGTCTGCCCGCCTGGAAGGTTCAAGCGATCCAACAACTCGGTTATGGCAACAATGCCAAGATGATGCTCGGTTTCAAGGGTCGGCCTTGGCTCCCTGGCAGCAATGGCAGCTCTTACTCCGACTTACCCAACCACCAAACCACCTGGGAAACCAACCCCGCTAAAGCCACCAGCACTCAGGCGATTCTCACCGACTACTCCAGTGGCGATCGCGCCCTGCGGCTCAAACTCAGCAATGTGCAGACAGAAGCCGATCGCTTCCTCACTGATCTCAATCGGGTGTATCCAGGCTCCAAGGCAGTCGCCACCAAAATCAATGGTCAATACCGCGTTCACCTAGAACCTTGGCCCGCAAACCCTCTCACCAAAGGCAGCTATACCTGTTACACCCCCGGACAATTTACCACCATTGCAGGCAACGAAGGAAAACCAGTCGGCAATCTCCATTTCGCCGGAGAACATGCCAACTCCTTCTACGAATGGCAGGGCTTCATGGAAGGAGCCGCTCTCTCTGGCATCCAAGCGGCTAGCGAAATCCTCCAAGATCTCAAAGTTGGGAGATTATAG
- a CDS encoding Uma2 family endonuclease, giving the protein MVGQVARSPLTFDQFVSQYPEDGGRYELRWGEVVGMRPTGSHEKVAALVARKLDLEIERLGLPWFIPRTCLVKVAGSEINGYLPDLIVLDEVSVATDPYWQKQSSISLGSSAKLAVEVVSTNWQDDYAHKLADYEQLGIPEYWIVDYLGLGGVRYIGSPKQPTITVYTLVDEEYIGTLFRSGDRVVSPLLSELDLMADQIFAAGQ; this is encoded by the coding sequence ATGGTTGGGCAAGTTGCGCGATCGCCATTGACCTTTGATCAGTTTGTTAGTCAATATCCAGAAGATGGGGGACGCTATGAGCTGCGCTGGGGCGAGGTAGTAGGGATGCGTCCAACTGGTTCGCATGAAAAGGTGGCCGCACTGGTAGCTCGAAAGCTAGATTTGGAAATTGAGCGGTTAGGATTACCGTGGTTTATTCCTCGTACCTGTTTAGTCAAGGTTGCAGGATCAGAAATCAACGGATACTTGCCTGACCTAATTGTGCTAGATGAGGTATCGGTAGCCACTGATCCATATTGGCAGAAGCAGTCAAGCATCTCTCTGGGTAGTTCGGCCAAGCTTGCAGTTGAAGTGGTGAGTACAAATTGGCAGGATGACTATGCTCACAAACTGGCGGACTATGAGCAGTTAGGGATTCCAGAATATTGGATTGTAGATTACCTGGGTTTGGGAGGGGTGCGCTACATTGGTTCGCCTAAGCAGCCCACAATTACGGTGTATACGCTAGTCGATGAGGAATACATCGGCACGCTGTTTCGCTCAGGCGATCGCGTTGTCTCTCCTCTCCTTTCAGAGCTGGATCTGATGGCGGATCAGATATTTGCAGCGGGACAGTAG
- a CDS encoding class I SAM-dependent methyltransferase, translating to MANKTLDLTNQLYDYLLSNSLREPELLTQLRQETAQHPMAQMQIAPEQGQFMALLVQLMGAKKTLEVGVFTGYSALVVALALPANGKIIACDVSEDYTAIARRYWQTAGVTDKIDLRIGPAVDTLDQLLAAGEAETFDFAFIDADKSNYWNYYERSLQLVRPGGLIAIDNVLWSGRVADPKVQDNRTESIRAFNAKLHQDDRITLSLVPIADGLTLALKR from the coding sequence ATGGCTAATAAAACACTTGATCTGACTAACCAACTGTATGACTATCTATTGTCTAATTCTTTGCGGGAACCTGAGCTTTTAACTCAACTGCGGCAGGAAACCGCTCAACATCCGATGGCACAGATGCAAATTGCGCCAGAGCAAGGGCAGTTTATGGCGCTGTTAGTGCAGCTAATGGGAGCTAAAAAAACGCTAGAGGTGGGAGTGTTTACTGGGTATAGTGCCTTGGTCGTGGCGCTGGCCTTACCCGCTAATGGCAAAATCATTGCTTGCGACGTGAGCGAAGACTACACCGCGATCGCCCGTCGCTATTGGCAAACCGCGGGCGTGACCGACAAGATAGATTTGCGAATTGGCCCAGCAGTAGACACCCTCGATCAGCTTTTAGCGGCTGGTGAGGCAGAAACCTTCGATTTTGCCTTTATTGATGCGGATAAGAGCAATTACTGGAACTATTACGAGCGATCGCTGCAACTGGTGCGTCCGGGTGGGTTGATCGCGATCGACAATGTATTGTGGTCTGGGCGAGTCGCAGACCCAAAAGTGCAGGACAACCGTACAGAATCAATTCGCGCTTTTAACGCCAAACTGCATCAAGATGATCGCATCACGCTGAGCCTCGTGCCGATCGCAGATGGTTTAACCTTAGCCCTGAAGCGATAG
- a CDS encoding N-acetylmuramoyl-L-alanine amidase — protein sequence MGRIFISAGHGGNESGRIDPGAIAGGTTEAREMILLRDLIVTELRSRGFEVLAVPDDLSLAGTISWINSRGRVGDVALEIHSDAFSDPSIRGASVFYIANNDERKAHSELLLLALLRRVPQLPSRGARPDTTTGVGSLVFCRQVVPASLLMEVGFLTNPDDRFLIQNRRRDIALGIADGLAAWSRAVDASIPTPTPTPTPTPTPTPVPPTGTYTPANININGSLYGEQGIVVNGNAYIPVDLADRLRVDLTKAPNIRRINYRNIVYIRAVDLRELNISVGWDSASRTVILRSILSICPGQLDRIMSNGNTSEVQLMMFLKSNNENALTQFPDLPKLYREEASIEGVNYDIAFCQMCVETGFLRFGGDLKPSQNNFAGLGTVGGADTGASFPSARIGVRAHIQHLKAYASTEPLVQDVVDPRFRFVTRGIAPLVEQLSGRWTADLQYGVKITATLRRLYETAGLL from the coding sequence ATGGGACGGATCTTTATTTCGGCAGGTCATGGTGGGAACGAGAGCGGCAGAATCGACCCAGGCGCGATCGCAGGTGGCACCACAGAAGCCAGAGAAATGATCCTGCTGCGGGATTTGATTGTAACCGAACTGCGATCGCGCGGGTTTGAAGTTTTGGCCGTACCGGATGACCTTAGCCTAGCGGGGACCATCTCCTGGATCAACAGTCGCGGGCGTGTAGGTGACGTTGCCCTAGAAATCCATTCCGATGCTTTTTCTGATCCCTCTATCCGAGGAGCCAGCGTTTTTTATATTGCCAACAACGACGAGCGCAAAGCTCACTCAGAACTGCTGCTGCTGGCCCTGCTGCGCCGAGTACCCCAACTGCCAAGCCGAGGGGCCAGACCTGATACTACTACCGGAGTGGGCAGCTTAGTTTTCTGCCGTCAAGTGGTTCCTGCTTCGCTGTTGATGGAAGTGGGCTTCTTAACCAATCCAGACGATCGCTTTTTGATTCAAAACCGTCGCCGTGATATTGCCTTAGGCATTGCTGATGGCTTAGCCGCTTGGAGCCGAGCGGTCGATGCGTCCATCCCCACCCCTACACCGACTCCCACGCCAACTCCCACCCCTACCCCTGTACCGCCAACTGGCACCTATACGCCCGCCAACATCAATATCAACGGCTCTCTCTATGGTGAGCAGGGGATTGTCGTGAATGGAAACGCTTATATTCCCGTTGATCTAGCCGATCGCTTGCGGGTGGATCTGACTAAAGCTCCTAATATTCGCCGGATTAATTACCGCAATATTGTCTACATCCGAGCCGTAGATTTGCGGGAGTTAAATATTTCTGTTGGTTGGGATAGCGCTAGCCGAACGGTGATTTTGCGATCGATCCTCTCCATTTGTCCGGGTCAACTCGATCGCATCATGAGCAACGGCAATACTTCCGAAGTCCAGCTAATGATGTTTCTCAAATCTAATAATGAGAATGCTTTGACTCAGTTCCCCGATTTGCCGAAGCTCTACCGCGAGGAAGCCAGCATAGAAGGCGTGAATTATGATATTGCCTTTTGCCAAATGTGTGTAGAGACAGGCTTTTTGCGCTTTGGTGGTGATCTCAAGCCTTCACAAAACAACTTTGCTGGCTTAGGAACGGTCGGCGGGGCTGACACGGGGGCATCTTTCCCCAGTGCTCGGATTGGGGTGCGTGCTCACATTCAGCATCTCAAAGCCTATGCCAGCACTGAGCCTTTGGTACAAGACGTAGTAGACCCCCGATTCCGCTTTGTCACTCGTGGCATCGCGCCTTTAGTTGAGCAACTCAGTGGTCGCTGGACCGCAGATTTGCAATACGGCGTTAAGATTACCGCTACGCTGAGACGGCTCTACGAAACGGCAGGTTTGTTGTAA
- a CDS encoding DMT family transporter — protein MLIWLTQFKGELAALSAAFLWAIASVIYTRIGQRVPPLVLNSVKGLIAIAFLAITLWLQGSGLPDINGTALSLLILSGVVGIGFGDTYYFAALNLLGPRRTLLLEALAPPLSAFLALLFLQETLELSNWLGIFLTILGVTWVVSERAPTETTNAATGKSTHPLRGVGYGLLAALGQAGGAVLSRAALTQSTISPLWSTLVRLAAGVLMLLVWLVVRRQAGLVVKTLEFERDRRRGLSWLGAIAITSFFSTYLGIWLQQISLKFTAVGVAQALSSTSPLFILPIAIVLGEVVSRQAILGVLVAWAGVWFLFS, from the coding sequence ATGCTAATTTGGCTCACCCAATTTAAGGGAGAACTAGCTGCGCTCAGTGCGGCATTTTTATGGGCGATCGCGTCTGTCATCTATACTCGTATCGGCCAACGGGTGCCTCCGCTAGTGTTGAACTCGGTGAAAGGTCTGATCGCGATCGCCTTTCTTGCCATCACGCTCTGGCTCCAAGGCAGCGGTCTACCCGACATTAACGGCACAGCGTTGAGCCTATTGATCCTGAGTGGAGTGGTGGGCATTGGCTTTGGCGACACCTATTACTTTGCCGCACTCAACTTGCTAGGGCCGAGACGAACTCTATTATTAGAAGCCTTAGCGCCACCGTTATCTGCTTTTCTCGCCTTGCTGTTTTTGCAAGAAACACTAGAGCTGAGCAATTGGTTAGGCATTTTTCTCACTATTCTTGGTGTGACTTGGGTCGTGAGCGAACGGGCACCTACCGAAACCACCAATGCAGCAACAGGAAAATCAACTCATCCTTTGCGGGGAGTGGGCTACGGCCTGTTGGCAGCGTTGGGCCAAGCTGGTGGGGCGGTGTTGTCTCGTGCGGCTTTGACTCAGAGCACCATTAGCCCCTTGTGGAGCACTTTAGTTCGCCTAGCTGCTGGCGTGTTGATGCTGTTGGTTTGGCTAGTGGTGCGGCGGCAAGCAGGATTAGTGGTGAAAACGTTAGAGTTCGAGCGCGATCGCCGTCGGGGTTTGTCTTGGTTAGGAGCGATCGCCATTACCTCTTTTTTCAGCACCTATTTAGGCATTTGGCTCCAACAAATTTCGCTCAAATTTACGGCAGTTGGAGTCGCCCAAGCCCTGAGTTCTACCAGCCCCCTGTTCATTCTGCCAATCGCGATCGTCCTAGGAGAAGTAGTCAGCAGACAGGCCATTCTGGGAGTGCTGGTCGCTTGGGCAGGGGTTTGGTTCTTGTTCAGCTAA
- a CDS encoding ISAzo13 family transposase: MIAADVVEQIRFKYEAFAPYLNEQTRRIWAAIEARSLGHGGVSALSKATGLSRNTITSGQRTLEATEETIVTGSIRKPGGGRKRVEERDETLIKRLDDLVEPTTRGDPTSALRWTCKSVNKLAQELQRQGHQVSAKTVYTLLKSMDYSLQSNRKTREGKDHPDRDAQFEHIATTVEQFQQLHRPVISIDTKNKELVGNFHHPGREWEPKGEPVEVNVHDFADKTLGKAIPYGIYDLALNQGWVSVGIDHDTAEFAVESIRHWWLDMGQLLYPRSKHLLITADCGGSNGYRNRLWKLKLQEFADEMGLTVHLCHFPPGTSKWNKIEHRLFCHITQNWRGRPLTSLQVIINLIGSTTTEQGLEVHAQLDEKRYKTGIKVTDEEFNAIAIRRKRFHGDWNYQISPRKAA, encoded by the coding sequence ATGATCGCAGCGGATGTTGTTGAACAAATTCGCTTCAAGTACGAGGCATTTGCTCCTTATTTGAATGAGCAAACACGACGCATCTGGGCAGCAATTGAAGCACGAAGTTTGGGGCATGGTGGTGTGAGTGCACTATCAAAGGCAACAGGACTGAGCCGCAATACGATTACATCGGGACAAAGAACTCTAGAAGCGACTGAGGAAACGATTGTCACAGGTTCGATTCGTAAACCAGGAGGAGGACGTAAGCGAGTCGAAGAGCGCGATGAGACATTAATCAAGCGTCTCGATGACCTGGTTGAACCGACGACTCGAGGAGACCCGACTTCGGCACTGCGATGGACCTGTAAAAGTGTGAACAAATTAGCACAGGAACTTCAAAGACAGGGACATCAAGTCAGCGCTAAGACCGTTTATACCCTGCTCAAGTCAATGGACTACAGCTTGCAAAGCAATCGCAAAACTCGCGAAGGCAAAGATCATCCCGACCGTGATGCCCAGTTTGAGCACATCGCAACCACGGTTGAGCAGTTTCAACAGTTGCATCGCCCTGTGATTTCAATCGATACCAAGAACAAGGAACTGGTGGGCAATTTCCATCATCCTGGGCGAGAGTGGGAACCAAAGGGAGAGCCTGTGGAGGTCAATGTCCATGACTTTGCTGACAAGACATTGGGCAAAGCAATTCCCTATGGCATCTATGACTTGGCTTTGAACCAGGGTTGGGTGAGCGTCGGCATTGACCATGACACGGCTGAATTTGCCGTTGAGTCCATTCGTCACTGGTGGTTAGACATGGGGCAACTGCTTTATCCGCGTAGTAAGCATTTATTAATCACGGCAGACTGTGGGGGCAGCAATGGCTACCGCAATCGCTTGTGGAAGTTGAAACTCCAAGAGTTCGCTGATGAGATGGGTTTAACGGTTCACCTGTGCCATTTCCCACCAGGTACGAGCAAATGGAACAAGATTGAGCATCGACTGTTCTGCCATATCACGCAAAACTGGCGAGGTAGACCTTTAACGAGTTTGCAAGTCATCATCAACCTGATTGGAAGCACTACGACAGAGCAAGGCTTAGAAGTTCATGCTCAACTCGATGAAAAGCGATACAAAACGGGCATTAAAGTAACGGATGAAGAGTTTAACGCGATTGCGATTCGGCGCAAACGGTTTCATGGAGATTGGAACTATCAAATCAGCCCCAGAAAAGCTGCTTAA